One window of the Amia ocellicauda isolate fAmiCal2 chromosome 18, fAmiCal2.hap1, whole genome shotgun sequence genome contains the following:
- the LOC136713372 gene encoding solute carrier family 2, facilitated glucose transporter member 1 isoform X1, producing the protein MCEEPRAPRLFRCSEQVTFQLMMAVGAAVIGSLQFGYNTGVINAPQKIIETFYNETWYDRYNETISETTLTTLWSLSVAIFSVGGIFGSFSVGLFVNRFGRRNSMLMANVLALLAAVLMGFSKLAASWEMLIIGRFVVGLYSGLSTGFVPMYVGEIAPTALRGALGTLHQLGIVIGILMAQIFGMEAIMGNASLWPILLGFTFIPAVVQIITLPFCPESPRFLLINRNEENKAKSVLKKLRGTTDVSADMQEMKEESRQMMREKKVTIPELFRSPLYRQPILIAIVLQLSQQLSGINAVFYYSTSIFEKAGVAQPVYATIGAGVVNTAFTVVSLFVVERAGRRTLHMVGLMGMAGSAILMTIALALLDNLPWMSYVSIVAIFGFVAFFEIGPGPIPWFIVAELFSQGPRPAAFAVAGFSNWTANFIVGMCFQYVLQLCGPYVFVIFTVLLVIFFIFTYFKVPETKGRTFDEISAGFRQGAGSSPAEKHSPEELNSLGADSQL; encoded by the exons ATGTGTGAGGAGCCCAGAGCGCCGAGGCTATTCCGGTGCAGCGAA caaGTGACATTTCAGCTGATGATGGCAGTAGGAGCAGCCGTGATTGGCTCCCTGCAGTTTGGGTACAACACTGGAGTGATCAACGCACCGCAGAAG ATCATAGAGACGTTCTACAACGAGACGTGGTATGACCGCTATAATGAGACGATCTCAGAGACCACTCTCACCACACTGTGGTCCCTCTCTGTTGCCATCTTCTCGGTCGGTGGGATTTTCGGCTCCTTCTCCGTGGGGCTTTTCGTCAACCGCTTTGGCAG GAGGAACTCCATGCTCATGGCCAACGTCCTTGCCTTACTTGCAGCCGTCCTCATGGGCTTCTCCAAGTTGGCCGCCTCGTGGGAGATGCTGATCATTGGCCGCTTTGTCGTAGGTCTGTACTCCGGCCTGTCCACCGGCTTCGTGCCCATGTACGTGGGCGAGATCGCTCCCACTGCCCTCCGGGGGGCACTGGGCACCCTCCATCAGCTGGGCATCGTCATTGGCATCCTCATGGCTCAG ATCTTCGGGATGGAAGCGATCATGGGGAATGCCTCTCTGTGGCCCATCTTGCTCGGCTTCACCTTCATCCCTGCTGTGGTGCAGATCATCACCCTGCCCTTCTGCCCCGAGAGCCCCCGTTTCCTGCTCATCAACCGCAACGAGGAGAACAAGGCTAAGAGCG TGCTCAAGAAGCTGCGCGGCACGACGGACGTGAGCGCTGACATGCAGGAGATGAAGGAGGAGAGCCGGCAGATGATGCGGGAGAAGAAGGTGACCATCCCCGAGCTGTTCCGCTCGCCGCTGTACCGGCAGCCCATCCTCATCGCCATCGTGCTGCAGCTGTCCCAACAGCTGTCGGGCATCAATGCT GTGTTCTACTACTCCACCAGCATCTTTGAGAAGGCCGGAGTGGCGCAGCCCGTCTACGCCACCATTGGCGCCGGCGTGGTCAACACCGCTTTCACCGTGGTGTCG TTGTTTGTGGTGGAGCGAGCTGGCCGCAGGACTCTGCACATGGTTGGTCTGATGGGCATGGCTGGCTCTGCTATTCTCATGACCATCGCTTTGGCCCTCCTG GACAACCTGCCCTGGATGTCCTATGTGAGCATCGTGGCGATCTTTGGCTTCGTGGCGTTCTTCGAGATCGGGCCCGGCCCCATCCCCTGGTTCATCGTGGCCGAGCTGTTTAGCCAGGGTCCGCGGCCTGCTGCCTTCGCCGTGGCCGGCTTCTCCAACTGGACGGCCAACTTCATCGTGGGCATGTGCTTCCAATACGTCCTG CAATTGTGTGGACCCTACGTCTTCGTGATCTTCACCGTCCTGCTGGTGATCTTCTTCATCTTCACCTACTTCAAGGTCCCGGAGACCAAGGGCCGAACCTTCGACGAGATCTCGGCGGGCTTCCGGCAGGGCGCCGGCTCCAGCCCGGCGGAGAAACACTCCCCCGAGGAGCTCAATAGCCTGGGCGCAGACTCCCAGCTCTAA
- the LOC136713372 gene encoding solute carrier family 2, facilitated glucose transporter member 1 isoform X2, with product MESGGKQVTFQLMMAVGAAVIGSLQFGYNTGVINAPQKIIETFYNETWYDRYNETISETTLTTLWSLSVAIFSVGGIFGSFSVGLFVNRFGRRNSMLMANVLALLAAVLMGFSKLAASWEMLIIGRFVVGLYSGLSTGFVPMYVGEIAPTALRGALGTLHQLGIVIGILMAQIFGMEAIMGNASLWPILLGFTFIPAVVQIITLPFCPESPRFLLINRNEENKAKSVLKKLRGTTDVSADMQEMKEESRQMMREKKVTIPELFRSPLYRQPILIAIVLQLSQQLSGINAVFYYSTSIFEKAGVAQPVYATIGAGVVNTAFTVVSLFVVERAGRRTLHMVGLMGMAGSAILMTIALALLDNLPWMSYVSIVAIFGFVAFFEIGPGPIPWFIVAELFSQGPRPAAFAVAGFSNWTANFIVGMCFQYVLQLCGPYVFVIFTVLLVIFFIFTYFKVPETKGRTFDEISAGFRQGAGSSPAEKHSPEELNSLGADSQL from the exons caaGTGACATTTCAGCTGATGATGGCAGTAGGAGCAGCCGTGATTGGCTCCCTGCAGTTTGGGTACAACACTGGAGTGATCAACGCACCGCAGAAG ATCATAGAGACGTTCTACAACGAGACGTGGTATGACCGCTATAATGAGACGATCTCAGAGACCACTCTCACCACACTGTGGTCCCTCTCTGTTGCCATCTTCTCGGTCGGTGGGATTTTCGGCTCCTTCTCCGTGGGGCTTTTCGTCAACCGCTTTGGCAG GAGGAACTCCATGCTCATGGCCAACGTCCTTGCCTTACTTGCAGCCGTCCTCATGGGCTTCTCCAAGTTGGCCGCCTCGTGGGAGATGCTGATCATTGGCCGCTTTGTCGTAGGTCTGTACTCCGGCCTGTCCACCGGCTTCGTGCCCATGTACGTGGGCGAGATCGCTCCCACTGCCCTCCGGGGGGCACTGGGCACCCTCCATCAGCTGGGCATCGTCATTGGCATCCTCATGGCTCAG ATCTTCGGGATGGAAGCGATCATGGGGAATGCCTCTCTGTGGCCCATCTTGCTCGGCTTCACCTTCATCCCTGCTGTGGTGCAGATCATCACCCTGCCCTTCTGCCCCGAGAGCCCCCGTTTCCTGCTCATCAACCGCAACGAGGAGAACAAGGCTAAGAGCG TGCTCAAGAAGCTGCGCGGCACGACGGACGTGAGCGCTGACATGCAGGAGATGAAGGAGGAGAGCCGGCAGATGATGCGGGAGAAGAAGGTGACCATCCCCGAGCTGTTCCGCTCGCCGCTGTACCGGCAGCCCATCCTCATCGCCATCGTGCTGCAGCTGTCCCAACAGCTGTCGGGCATCAATGCT GTGTTCTACTACTCCACCAGCATCTTTGAGAAGGCCGGAGTGGCGCAGCCCGTCTACGCCACCATTGGCGCCGGCGTGGTCAACACCGCTTTCACCGTGGTGTCG TTGTTTGTGGTGGAGCGAGCTGGCCGCAGGACTCTGCACATGGTTGGTCTGATGGGCATGGCTGGCTCTGCTATTCTCATGACCATCGCTTTGGCCCTCCTG GACAACCTGCCCTGGATGTCCTATGTGAGCATCGTGGCGATCTTTGGCTTCGTGGCGTTCTTCGAGATCGGGCCCGGCCCCATCCCCTGGTTCATCGTGGCCGAGCTGTTTAGCCAGGGTCCGCGGCCTGCTGCCTTCGCCGTGGCCGGCTTCTCCAACTGGACGGCCAACTTCATCGTGGGCATGTGCTTCCAATACGTCCTG CAATTGTGTGGACCCTACGTCTTCGTGATCTTCACCGTCCTGCTGGTGATCTTCTTCATCTTCACCTACTTCAAGGTCCCGGAGACCAAGGGCCGAACCTTCGACGAGATCTCGGCGGGCTTCCGGCAGGGCGCCGGCTCCAGCCCGGCGGAGAAACACTCCCCCGAGGAGCTCAATAGCCTGGGCGCAGACTCCCAGCTCTAA